TTGTCTTATTCATTTTAGCCGCCACCATTTTTGCAATATCGCCATAGGTAATTAACCCACCATATGGTATTTGACATAAAATATCCCATACAATTTGCCGAAATTCTCCGCCTATAGGAGCTAGGGACAATTCGGAAATAGCAGGGTTCTTACCCGCAAAATATCTGTCCAGCCATTTTTTTGTCACCTCTAATACTGGTATATCATCCTTTACGGTCATTTCTTCGGATATATTAGCACCATGATATTTTTGTCCTTCATTCCATACGCCAACAAGGTTGTCACCGTCACACGCAAGAGTAATTAAACCTACGGGTGATGTATAAGTTGTCTTATAGTACATTTAAATCCTCCTTACACTGTTTTTTTATAAACTATTCCATAGATTAATCGTGGCATAACTGCGCCATGGTCTCCACGCTTCCGCCATTTCCAGAAGCTCATTTGATGTGAAAAGCTTGAGTGACTTTTTTACACCAACATCCGTTTCAAGAAAAGCATCCGGCATTCCATAGCCCGCATGGCAATATATTGTGCTGTCCAACTACCAATACCTCGAATTGTCACCTCCTATTTGTTTTCGACTTAATTATATCATGTTATTTTAAAATATCTGGCTATTATCGGACATGGTTTTTTATTTACTTGATTATTCAATAAAAAGACCATATCTATAAAACATAATCTTTAAAAATGGTGTAATTATTAATTAGCTAATCTAAACTTTTTAAATAAGAATGATCTGTATATTTTCAAAGATCATCTTTGTTCAAGCAACTTTATTATTAGATTTTTCATAATAAATTCTCTGCTTCAAGTCTTAATTTATAAAAAAATTGTAACCATTCAGGTTGATTCTCAACTTCAGGCATTAGTTTTATAAGTACTCGTTTACCAACTCTTCTATCAAGAATTGCTAACATTCTTACTATAGGATTAGATGAATTAATAC
The DNA window shown above is from Tissierella sp. Yu-01 and carries:
- a CDS encoding methylated-DNA--[protein]-cysteine S-methyltransferase; translated protein: MYYKTTYTSPVGLITLACDGDNLVGVWNEGQKYHGANISEEMTVKDDIPVLEVTKKWLDRYFAGKNPAISELSLAPIGGEFRQIVWDILCQIPYGGLITYGDIAKMVAAKMNKTTMSSQAVGGAVGHNPISIIIPCHRVVGTNGSLTGYAGGISTKVKLLELEGVDMSRLFVPTRGTAL